One segment of Dolichospermum sp. DET69 DNA contains the following:
- a CDS encoding xanthine dehydrogenase family protein molybdopterin-binding subunit, giving the protein MNQVIGTGINRKDGQAKVTGTATYAAEHQIPNLVHGYLVTASIANGNIQSINTQAAETVPGVIAVFTHKNAPQIFKPSNNFVNSKIYEARLPLADDQIHYAGQIIGLVVADTFEQAKEAAHLVKVEYTSQKPILDPQQVTLKNAPSMFGEDMKFAKGSFATGNSTDIMAGAAAKITATYKTATELHAPMEPHAIIAQWQNSHSLTIYEPTQWVKGSQNTYSELFGLAPEQVRIITPFLGGGFGSKAFPWPHAILCAAAARKLQRPLKVVLSRRQMTANAGHRSATEQTISLAANADGSLRGIEHTAKSYTSPVDVFTEPCTGITPVMYAAPNLRTLQELGVMNIGTPTFMRAPGENPGLYALESAMDELAWDLGIDPVELRLKNETKEHQSQGLPFSAKHFGECLRVGAKQFGWENRTKKPRSLSRDGKLIGWGMAASTFPGLRGAASVKIRLLADGTAHILTSGNDMGTGAYTIIASTAAAGLGLPVEKVQVELGDSLFPNGSIAGGSQMTATLIPAVMVACEEVLKTAQAKTAPEAFATLRQSQRAAFEATGASAPGSEGKKWAFQSWGAHFCEISLDEEISRLQVTRWVSVMNIGKVMNAKTAASQVRGAVIMGIGQALMEDCRFDPHIGYPVVYDLGTYHYPTHADIPRIDVSFVGEPDLNFNRAGVRGVGEIGITGVSAAIANAVYHATGKRIRDLPITPDKFI; this is encoded by the coding sequence ATGAATCAAGTAATTGGGACTGGCATTAACCGTAAAGATGGACAGGCAAAAGTAACAGGTACAGCCACCTATGCCGCTGAACACCAAATACCGAATTTAGTTCATGGTTATCTCGTCACTGCTAGTATTGCCAATGGGAATATTCAAAGTATCAACACCCAAGCAGCAGAAACAGTACCGGGGGTAATTGCGGTTTTCACTCATAAAAATGCCCCTCAGATTTTTAAGCCTAGTAACAACTTTGTCAATTCTAAAATTTACGAAGCGCGACTACCATTAGCAGATGACCAAATTCACTACGCAGGGCAAATTATTGGTTTAGTAGTAGCAGATACCTTTGAACAAGCAAAAGAAGCAGCCCATTTAGTCAAAGTTGAATATACCAGCCAAAAGCCAATTTTAGATCCCCAACAAGTCACCTTAAAAAATGCTCCATCCATGTTTGGAGAAGACATGAAATTTGCCAAAGGTAGTTTTGCCACGGGTAATTCGACCGATATAATGGCAGGTGCAGCAGCGAAAATTACCGCCACCTACAAAACAGCTACGGAACTACACGCACCAATGGAACCTCATGCCATTATTGCCCAGTGGCAAAATTCCCACTCTCTCACCATCTATGAACCGACTCAGTGGGTAAAAGGTAGCCAAAATACATATTCAGAATTATTTGGACTTGCCCCAGAACAAGTAAGAATTATTACACCATTTTTAGGCGGGGGATTTGGTTCTAAAGCCTTTCCCTGGCCACACGCTATTCTCTGTGCAGCAGCAGCTCGTAAACTTCAGCGGCCATTGAAAGTGGTTCTCAGCCGCAGACAAATGACGGCAAATGCTGGACACCGTTCCGCAACTGAGCAAACCATTAGTTTAGCGGCAAATGCTGATGGTAGTTTGCGGGGAATTGAACATACAGCAAAATCTTATACTTCTCCTGTGGATGTTTTTACTGAACCATGTACAGGGATTACCCCGGTAATGTATGCTGCTCCAAATTTGCGAACTCTGCAAGAATTAGGAGTCATGAATATTGGTACACCTACCTTTATGCGAGCGCCTGGAGAAAATCCCGGTTTGTATGCTTTAGAGTCAGCAATGGATGAACTGGCTTGGGATTTGGGAATAGACCCAGTAGAATTACGGCTAAAGAACGAAACGAAAGAACATCAAAGCCAAGGTTTACCTTTCTCTGCTAAACATTTTGGGGAATGTTTGCGGGTGGGTGCAAAACAATTTGGTTGGGAAAATAGAACTAAAAAACCCCGTTCTCTATCCCGCGATGGTAAACTCATTGGTTGGGGTATGGCTGCTTCCACTTTTCCCGGTTTACGGGGTGCAGCCTCAGTTAAAATCAGGCTATTAGCAGATGGTACAGCTCATATTCTCACCAGCGGTAATGACATGGGTACAGGTGCATATACCATTATTGCCAGTACAGCAGCCGCAGGATTAGGACTACCTGTGGAAAAGGTGCAAGTGGAACTGGGTGATTCTTTATTCCCTAACGGTAGTATCGCTGGTGGTTCGCAAATGACAGCCACCCTGATTCCAGCAGTAATGGTAGCCTGTGAGGAAGTTTTGAAAACTGCCCAAGCTAAAACCGCCCCAGAAGCCTTTGCAACTTTGCGTCAGTCCCAACGGGCTGCTTTTGAAGCTACAGGCGCTTCTGCTCCCGGCTCAGAGGGCAAAAAATGGGCTTTCCAGTCCTGGGGCGCACATTTTTGCGAAATCAGCCTTGATGAAGAAATCAGCCGCTTACAGGTGACGCGGTGGGTGTCTGTGATGAATATTGGCAAGGTGATGAATGCTAAAACCGCAGCTTCTCAAGTCCGAGGGGCTGTAATTATGGGTATCGGTCAAGCTTTGATGGAAGATTGCCGCTTTGATCCTCATATCGGTTATCCGGTGGTTTATGATCTGGGTACTTACCATTACCCAACTCATGCAGATATTCCCCGCATTGATGTGAGTTTTGTGGGTGAACCTGATTTGAATTTTAACCGGGCTGGGGTTCGTGGTGTCGGTGAAATTGGGATTACAGGTGTTTCCGCTGCTATTGCTAATGCTGTTTATCATGCTACAGGTAAACGCATCCGTGATTTACCAATTACGCCGGATAAGTTTATTTGA
- a CDS encoding xanthine dehydrogenase family protein subunit M has translation MNNFTYVRATTVKDAVNRAVADQNAMFIGGGTNLVDLLKAFVKEPSQLIDISRLQMQKIEKMANGSLRLGALVTNTAVADNTDIRRNYPMLTRAILSGASQQIRNIATVGGNLLQKTRCPYYYDPAFPCNKRQPGTGCPAATGINRMHAILGASDQCVAVHPSDMCVALTALDAVVEVAGPQDKRQIPFVDFHRLPENTPQKDSNLAPGELITSVILPPLAFAKSGVYLKLRDRTSYSFALISVAAAVEIVDDKIKDVRLAMGGVAHKPWRATAAEKFLIGKSADISTFTQAANIALEAAQPLADNGYKVELTKRAIRRALTVSAQGGGIA, from the coding sequence ATGAATAACTTTACTTATGTTCGGGCTACCACGGTAAAAGATGCCGTCAACCGAGCCGTTGCTGATCAAAATGCTATGTTTATTGGTGGGGGGACAAATTTAGTTGATCTTCTTAAAGCCTTCGTCAAAGAGCCATCACAACTGATTGATATCTCCCGCTTACAGATGCAGAAGATCGAAAAAATGGCTAATGGTAGTCTGCGGTTGGGAGCTTTGGTGACAAATACGGCTGTAGCTGATAATACTGATATTCGCCGTAATTACCCCATGTTAACCAGGGCGATTCTCTCTGGTGCATCTCAACAAATTCGCAACATAGCCACAGTTGGCGGTAATCTCTTACAAAAAACTCGTTGTCCCTATTACTACGATCCTGCTTTCCCTTGCAACAAACGCCAGCCGGGAACTGGTTGTCCGGCAGCTACGGGAATTAACAGAATGCACGCTATTCTCGGTGCTAGTGATCAATGTGTGGCAGTTCATCCTTCTGATATGTGTGTGGCTCTGACGGCTTTAGATGCGGTGGTAGAAGTAGCAGGACCACAAGATAAAAGGCAAATTCCCTTTGTAGATTTCCACCGTTTACCAGAAAATACACCACAAAAAGATAGTAATTTAGCACCAGGAGAATTAATTACTTCTGTGATTTTACCTCCTCTAGCTTTTGCCAAGTCAGGAGTTTATTTAAAACTGCGCGATCGCACTTCCTATTCTTTTGCTTTAATATCTGTAGCTGCTGCTGTGGAAATTGTTGATGATAAAATTAAAGATGTCCGTTTAGCCATGGGCGGAGTTGCACATAAGCCTTGGCGAGCCACAGCAGCCGAAAAGTTTTTAATTGGTAAATCTGCCGATATTTCCACATTTACCCAAGCTGCAAATATCGCCTTAGAAGCAGCGCAACCCCTAGCTGACAATGGTTATAAAGTTGAACTGACAAAACGGGCAATTCGTCGCGCTCTCACGGTTTCTGCTCAAGGAGGAGGGATAGCATGA
- a CDS encoding 2Fe-2S iron-sulfur cluster binding domain-containing protein, protein MNIILNVNGEQRPLSIEPRVTLLDALRERLGLVGSKKGCDHGQCGACTVLIDGQRVYSCLSLAVMQEDKKIVTIEGLATGDTLHPMQTAFIENDGFQCGYCTPGQICASVALLEEVKRGCASAVTSDLNTPPQLVELSDAEIKERLSGNLCRCSAYNGIVAAVQQAIGQKPPSPMANVMVSESQGIQGS, encoded by the coding sequence ATGAATATAATACTCAATGTTAATGGTGAACAACGCCCCCTAAGTATTGAGCCGCGTGTGACTCTCCTCGATGCCCTACGGGAACGTTTGGGATTAGTAGGCAGCAAAAAAGGATGTGATCATGGTCAGTGTGGAGCTTGTACAGTGCTGATTGATGGACAACGAGTATATTCTTGTCTTTCTTTGGCGGTCATGCAGGAAGATAAAAAAATTGTCACCATTGAAGGACTGGCAACAGGGGATACTCTCCATCCCATGCAGACAGCCTTTATTGAAAATGATGGCTTTCAATGTGGTTACTGCACACCAGGGCAAATTTGCGCCTCTGTGGCACTACTAGAGGAAGTTAAACGCGGTTGTGCCAGTGCTGTAACTTCAGATTTGAATACTCCTCCCCAATTAGTTGAACTTTCAGACGCAGAAATCAAGGAGCGATTGAGTGGGAATCTCTGTCGGTGTAGTGCTTACAACGGCATTGTTGCCGCAGTCCAGCAAGCAATTGGCCAAAAACCCCCCTCTCCTATGGCAAATGTAATGGTCAGTGAATCCCAGGGAATACAAGGATCATGA